Proteins from a genomic interval of Burkholderia cepacia GG4:
- a CDS encoding cytochrome b → MKATTTFGLPARVLHWVMAAMIVAMLFIGVGMVASVSERHDFLVALHKPLGIAVLVLVCVRIVVRFVSKPPALPGDLPGWQKVAAHGSHLVLYALMVAMPLIGWAMLSAGGYPVTLGGGVQLPALVSADPVAFAWLRVAHRVLAYLFFATFLAHFAAALYHGLIRRDGVVRAMVGR, encoded by the coding sequence ATGAAGGCTACGACGACGTTTGGTTTGCCGGCGAGGGTGCTGCATTGGGTGATGGCCGCGATGATCGTCGCGATGCTGTTCATCGGGGTGGGGATGGTGGCGTCCGTATCCGAGCGGCATGATTTCCTGGTGGCTTTGCATAAGCCGCTGGGGATTGCCGTGCTCGTGCTGGTTTGCGTGCGGATCGTGGTGCGGTTCGTGTCGAAGCCGCCGGCGCTGCCTGGCGATTTGCCTGGGTGGCAGAAGGTCGCCGCGCACGGGTCACATCTCGTGCTGTATGCGCTGATGGTCGCGATGCCGCTGATCGGGTGGGCGATGCTTTCAGCTGGCGGGTATCCAGTGACTTTGGGTGGCGGCGTGCAGTTGCCGGCGCTGGTCTCGGCTGATCCGGTGGCGTTTGCCTGGCTCAGGGTCGCGCATCGGGTATTGGCTTACCTGTTCTTCGCTACGTTCCTCGCGCACTTTGCGGCTGCGCTGTATCACGGGTTGATCCGGAGGGATGGGGTGGTGAGGGCGATGGTGGGGAGGTGA